In the genome of Streptomyces sp. Tu 3180, the window GGAGCCGGTGCGCGCTATGTCGGCAGGGGGCGGCGCAGGTACTGCAGGACGATCCGTCCATCGCCGGAGAGGGTCACTCCTCGGGTAGCAGGAGCCCCTGGCGCTCCGGGCGGAGCGGCAGGGGCGGAGGCGCGGTCGTCGCGCCTCCGCCCACCAGATTAATCACGACAGGGGTGAGCGCGGCAGGGTGGACGGCTCCGACGCGTCCCGCGCCTCAGCCCCGGGGCGACTCGGGGCCGGCCGTGGAGCGGGCCTCGACGAGCGCCCGCAGGGCCCGCGCGTCGGCGATGGCGTGCTGCTTGGCGATGCCCGGCTGGATGCCGAGCGTGGGCAGGCTGGTGCCGTCGCTGAGGTCGAGGAAGACCCACGGATCACCCGGCCGGAGATTCACCTGAAGGATCTCCGCCCATTCCAGGCGGCGCCTGCTCGTGATGTTGACGACGGTGACGCCCGCCTCGTCGGCGACGACCTTCGGCCGGGCCAGCAGGTACAGCACGCCGGCCAGCAGGGCGGCGGTGAACACGAAGCTGATCCGCTCGCCCGGGCCGAGCTGCTCCAGCAGCAGGGCCACCAGGGTGATGACCACGAAGATCGCGGCGGCGGCCGTGAGCAGCACCGCACGGGTGCGCCCCGGCCGGAAGGTGACGGGCAGGGCGGGCGGCCCGCCCCGGCTGGCGTCCGACATGGTGGTGCTCCGGGTCCTGGTCAGAGGCGGCAGGCGTGGATGGCCGTGGTGAGGATGGCGCGGGCGCCGATGTCGTACAGGTCGTCCATGATCCGCTGCGCGTCCTTGGACGGGACCATCGCGCGGACGGCGACCCAGCCCTCGTTGTGCAGCGGGGACACGGTCGGGGACTCCAGGCCCGGGGTGAGCGCGACGGCCTTCTCCAGCTGCTCGACCCGGCAGTCGTAGTCCATCATCACGTACGTCCGCGCGACCAGGACGCCCTGGAGGCGGCGCAGGAACTGCTGCACCTTGGGCTCCTCGCCGTCCGCGCCGGTGCGGCGGATGACGACGGCCTCGGACTTCATGATCGGCTCGCCGACGATCTCCAGGCCGGCGTTGCGCAGGGAGGTGCCCGTCTCGACGACGTCCGCGATGACCTGGGCGACACCGAGCTGGATGGCGGTCTCGACGGCGCCGTCGAGGTGGACGACGGAGGCGTCGATGCCGTGGTCG includes:
- a CDS encoding PH domain-containing protein, producing the protein MSDASRGGPPALPVTFRPGRTRAVLLTAAAAIFVVITLVALLLEQLGPGERISFVFTAALLAGVLYLLARPKVVADEAGVTVVNITSRRRLEWAEILQVNLRPGDPWVFLDLSDGTSLPTLGIQPGIAKQHAIADARALRALVEARSTAGPESPRG
- the hisG gene encoding ATP phosphoribosyltransferase; this translates as MLRIAVPNKGSLSGPAAEMLHEAGYRQRRESKELRIVDPANDVEFFYLRPRDIALYVASGQLDIGITGRDLLIDSGADAEEILPLGFARSTFHYATKPGTIGEPADLKGKTIATSYEGIVAKHLADHGIDASVVHLDGAVETAIQLGVAQVIADVVETGTSLRNAGLEIVGEPIMKSEAVVIRRTGADGEEPKVQQFLRRLQGVLVARTYVMMDYDCRVEQLEKAVALTPGLESPTVSPLHNEGWVAVRAMVPSKDAQRIMDDLYDIGARAILTTAIHACRL